Proteins found in one Rhodobacter capsulatus SB 1003 genomic segment:
- a CDS encoding AAA family ATPase has product MKIKYRINNFKAFSDSGEMSFSPVTVLCGANSTGKSSIIKSILLAKQSTAERRSSLKIDAPSQPLILNGELTKLGAWSDTITGKDRAKSMGFCWSVKLSQEEFDDALKRAGLLRRGEASSELDLANQRDLTLSVSLSSDTEVREELSARVDRWDVNLDDLNVRVFRQEVANGSRPLYRVEINSIRKLIRRKGSKFGSYRVILGDLHKALSGADTPISLGNVYAVNSGPFIGRIEPRFDETWTNFFEAIYKLSVSHRGRKRGPAPGWLEDLGAAVRTYRKGLSEGKMPTARNTAMRVLTYLAIEFVSEISLVFSETKAVLAPMWQDIRYLGPLRDQPRRYYQFDDTGGADVGVSGEFTVQVLALEQGRVLQSTRLASLPSNRIKFTDRKLTTLLDHTNFWLSWMGLPAVSPLNLQQSLYGLAVGDLRVGLLDVGFGVSQVLPIIVETLRAEKGDLVILEQPEIHLHPRVQALLGDFLLARSQDGVRFLVESHSEYLIKRLCRRVSESESENLRPSIEILFIEGSPEGASCRPVELNDYGEILNWPKGFFDLDEDLHWTHAALERRRASNAKKQK; this is encoded by the coding sequence GTGAAAATCAAATATCGGATAAATAACTTTAAGGCTTTTTCGGACAGTGGGGAGATGTCATTCTCTCCCGTGACTGTGCTCTGTGGGGCTAACAGCACAGGAAAGAGCTCTATAATAAAGTCTATTCTTCTTGCAAAGCAAAGCACAGCCGAGCGAAGAAGCTCACTCAAGATTGATGCTCCGTCTCAACCACTGATACTAAATGGTGAGTTGACCAAGCTCGGCGCATGGAGCGATACGATTACCGGTAAAGATCGCGCGAAATCAATGGGCTTCTGTTGGTCTGTAAAGCTATCTCAAGAAGAGTTCGATGATGCATTAAAGCGAGCTGGTTTGCTGAGGCGAGGTGAAGCCAGTTCAGAGTTAGATTTGGCGAACCAAAGAGATTTAACTCTCTCAGTTTCTTTAAGCTCAGACACCGAAGTCCGAGAGGAACTCTCAGCGCGAGTTGATCGGTGGGATGTTAATCTTGACGATCTGAACGTACGAGTGTTTAGGCAGGAGGTCGCAAACGGCTCTCGACCTTTGTATCGTGTCGAAATTAATAGTATAAGAAAATTAATAAGGAGGAAAGGGTCCAAATTTGGATCATATCGCGTTATACTCGGCGACCTGCACAAGGCACTTTCTGGCGCTGATACCCCGATAAGCCTTGGGAATGTGTACGCCGTCAACTCTGGCCCCTTTATTGGTAGAATTGAGCCTCGATTCGATGAGACTTGGACTAATTTTTTTGAAGCAATTTACAAATTGTCCGTATCGCACAGAGGACGAAAACGCGGACCGGCACCTGGATGGCTAGAAGATCTCGGGGCAGCGGTACGAACCTACAGGAAAGGTCTTTCTGAAGGAAAGATGCCAACCGCGCGCAATACCGCCATGCGAGTTCTTACCTATCTCGCGATTGAATTCGTTAGTGAGATATCGCTTGTTTTCTCCGAGACAAAAGCAGTCCTCGCTCCTATGTGGCAAGACATCCGCTATCTAGGCCCATTAAGAGATCAGCCCAGGCGATACTACCAATTTGATGATACTGGTGGAGCTGATGTAGGTGTCAGTGGAGAATTTACTGTGCAGGTCCTCGCGCTAGAGCAAGGAAGGGTCCTTCAATCAACTCGACTAGCCAGTCTGCCTTCGAATAGAATTAAATTCACCGATCGAAAATTAACCACCCTTTTGGACCATACAAATTTTTGGTTGAGTTGGATGGGGCTTCCCGCAGTTTCGCCTCTCAATTTGCAGCAATCCCTATATGGCCTTGCCGTGGGGGATCTTCGGGTTGGTCTTCTGGATGTGGGATTTGGCGTGAGCCAAGTTTTGCCAATTATAGTTGAGACACTCAGGGCCGAGAAAGGCGATCTCGTAATTCTTGAGCAACCAGAGATCCACTTGCACCCGAGAGTGCAGGCACTTCTTGGAGATTTTCTTCTTGCTAGGTCTCAGGATGGTGTTCGCTTTCTTGTCGAGAGTCACAGTGAATACCTAATAAAGAGACTTTGCCGCAGAGTATCTGAATCGGAATCTGAAAATTTGCGACCAAGTATTGAGATTCTTTTTATAGAAGGATCACCCGAAGGCGCAAGCTGCAGGCCCGTAGAACTGAATGACTATGGTGAAATACTAAATTGGCCTAAGGGCTTCTTCGATTTGGATGAGGATCTTCATTGGACACATGCTGCCCTCGAGAGAAGACGAGCAAGCAACGCCAAGAAGCAGAAGTAG
- a CDS encoding AAA family ATPase: MPPLLLDGPPGIAKSTWARHLATALRMPSMSVEATVENASFGVLGCQRGWATAGPGRLLQLILQERVGNPIVVIDELEKAGRVTGTNGGSYDLCGGLLPLLESATASRWTCPYFQVPFDLGQVSWVMTVNATRPLPEPLLSRCPPIRLPQLTTRDLTGFARRQGARRALSDDSIEVIVEAIQASATPAQPISLRTVMRMISRAETLEAGPQWH; encoded by the coding sequence CTGCCGCCGCTGCTGCTCGATGGGCCCCCGGGGATCGCGAAATCGACTTGGGCACGTCATCTGGCTACCGCGCTGCGCATGCCATCGATGTCAGTCGAAGCGACGGTTGAGAACGCCAGTTTCGGCGTTCTGGGCTGCCAGCGCGGCTGGGCCACCGCAGGACCCGGGCGGCTGCTACAGCTGATCCTTCAGGAGAGGGTTGGCAACCCGATCGTCGTGATCGATGAACTCGAAAAGGCCGGTCGTGTGACAGGGACGAATGGCGGGTCCTATGATCTGTGCGGCGGACTGTTGCCACTGTTGGAGTCCGCAACCGCAAGCCGTTGGACTTGCCCGTATTTTCAAGTGCCATTTGACTTGGGACAGGTGTCATGGGTCATGACCGTCAACGCGACGCGCCCCCTTCCGGAGCCGCTGCTGAGCCGCTGCCCGCCCATCCGGCTGCCGCAGCTGACAACGCGGGACCTGACCGGATTTGCCCGCCGCCAAGGCGCGCGGCGTGCTTTGAGCGATGACAGCATCGAGGTGATCGTGGAAGCGATCCAAGCGAGCGCAACTCCTGCCCAGCCGATCTCGCTCCGCACGGTGATGCGGATGATTTCGCGTGCAGAGACGCTTGAGGCGGGGCCGCAGTGGCACTGA
- the tnpB gene encoding IS66 family insertion sequence element accessory protein TnpB (TnpB, as the term is used for proteins encoded by IS66 family insertion elements, is considered an accessory protein, since TnpC, encoded by a neighboring gene, is a DDE family transposase.) has translation MSYHTPSYRIYLATEPIDFRKGMDGLVAHVASQFQLDPFDGAIWVFRSRRADKLKMIVWDGTGLVLTMKRLDGKRFVWPKAQSGPMMLNQVQFDALFAGIDWRGIAVNAPRKPVIA, from the coding sequence ATGAGCTACCACACCCCAAGCTACCGCATCTACCTCGCCACCGAGCCGATCGATTTTCGCAAGGGAATGGACGGGCTGGTGGCGCATGTCGCGAGCCAGTTCCAGCTCGACCCGTTCGACGGCGCGATCTGGGTGTTCCGGTCCCGTCGCGCCGACAAGCTGAAGATGATCGTCTGGGATGGCACCGGGCTGGTGCTGACGATGAAGCGGCTCGATGGCAAGCGCTTCGTCTGGCCCAAGGCCCAGTCCGGGCCGATGATGCTGAACCAGGTGCAGTTCGACGCCCTCTTTGCCGGGATCGATTGGCGCGGCATCGCGGTCAACGCCCCGCGCAAACCGGTCATCGCCTGA
- a CDS encoding transposase — protein MLDEKEGGDVVVWGIPVITADNGRRVWPDEIKAMAVKKIEAGTKIVTVAKEIGANESLVAKWARAELPELPRRGRPQGKAASQGKSPQFVEVMVPSEPARQAKQKGAADAAACQIRIGDAEISLRGDFPAEQLAEILRAVRASQ, from the coding sequence ATGTTGGACGAGAAGGAGGGCGGCGATGTGGTGGTCTGGGGAATCCCGGTGATCACCGCCGACAACGGGCGTCGAGTCTGGCCCGATGAGATCAAGGCGATGGCGGTGAAGAAGATCGAGGCCGGCACCAAGATCGTCACCGTCGCCAAGGAGATCGGCGCCAATGAGTCCCTAGTCGCGAAATGGGCGCGCGCCGAATTGCCCGAGCTGCCGCGCCGGGGGAGGCCGCAGGGAAAGGCTGCTTCGCAGGGCAAGTCTCCGCAGTTCGTCGAGGTGATGGTCCCTTCGGAACCGGCGCGCCAAGCGAAGCAGAAAGGCGCCGCTGACGCGGCCGCCTGTCAGATCCGGATCGGCGACGCCGAGATATCGCTGCGTGGTGACTTTCCGGCCGAGCAGCTGGCCGAGATCCTGCGTGCGGTGAGGGCCTCGCAATGA
- a CDS encoding sigma-54-dependent Fis family transcriptional regulator yields the protein MDRETAIDSRSAIRSGEEQMAHRIRKRGWEEFMAVGRASPDVRSEVLQSWQRSAGRRIEKLKQAPLLSEEDLLTQRAQARRLRSGARGVLNRAGSLLGGSENILLLCDRGGVVLDAVGDETTLARGRENHLHLGGHWTEDAIGTNAIGTAIALARPVELRDAEHFCEEIHRWNCAATPITDQSTGLLLGVMDISWPSDLTQASAMALSAALALQVESELIRLLAREREFLMEQLHLRRLRRGNEPMLIMDRSGADVFATENFVRFCDDDKALRRLRERIPNLIDQAPDTISEALAGCLPGTDMEVIETGSDAIGVLISLRRNRLHAGESCPDLVRIGAAGAVSATLSAQAKRLAQTAIPLLVEGETGTGKTHLARAIHRASLQSGGPFELIDCARLTAAPLREDMLEGRIGADDGVLCLNRPEEASPEVQKLLLNLIEDVSGAGMRIIALATRPLYKEMQKGAFRSDLYYRLAGAKLEIRPLRERRDEIAPLLSELVRNHMADRGGRELKFTSGAMAALIAHAWPGNLLEMTHLIATLDALSPTGLIDVRSLPPEFRHSGGGSGEETLRDKERQEILGAIEVENGNLTRAARRLGIARSTLYLKLESYGLPRPRKT from the coding sequence ATGGACCGGGAGACCGCTATCGACAGCAGATCGGCCATTCGTTCGGGGGAGGAGCAGATGGCACACCGTATCAGAAAGCGCGGCTGGGAGGAGTTCATGGCGGTTGGCCGCGCGTCTCCGGATGTCCGCAGCGAAGTTTTGCAGAGTTGGCAGCGGTCCGCGGGGCGACGGATCGAAAAGCTGAAACAAGCGCCGCTCCTGAGCGAGGAGGACTTGCTGACGCAGAGGGCGCAGGCGCGCCGCCTGCGGTCCGGCGCGCGCGGGGTTCTGAACAGGGCAGGAAGTCTGTTGGGCGGCAGCGAAAACATCTTGTTGCTCTGTGATCGCGGCGGGGTTGTCCTTGACGCGGTCGGGGATGAAACGACGCTTGCGCGCGGGCGCGAAAACCATCTGCATCTGGGCGGGCATTGGACGGAGGACGCGATCGGCACCAATGCGATCGGCACGGCGATCGCGCTTGCGCGTCCGGTCGAACTGCGCGACGCGGAGCATTTCTGCGAAGAGATCCACCGCTGGAACTGTGCCGCGACGCCGATTACCGACCAGAGCACCGGACTGCTGCTGGGGGTGATGGATATTTCCTGGCCGAGTGACCTGACACAGGCCAGCGCCATGGCGCTCTCGGCGGCACTGGCGCTGCAAGTCGAATCCGAACTGATCCGACTTCTGGCACGCGAGCGCGAATTCTTGATGGAACAGTTGCACCTGCGCCGCCTGCGCCGTGGAAACGAGCCGATGCTGATCATGGACCGCAGCGGCGCCGATGTCTTCGCAACAGAGAACTTCGTTCGGTTCTGCGACGACGACAAGGCGTTGCGGCGGCTCAGAGAGCGCATTCCGAACCTCATCGATCAGGCCCCGGACACCATTTCCGAGGCCTTGGCCGGATGCCTGCCGGGCACTGACATGGAGGTGATCGAGACCGGCAGCGATGCGATCGGCGTGCTGATTTCGCTGCGGCGCAATCGGCTGCATGCTGGTGAATCCTGTCCCGATCTGGTCAGGATCGGCGCCGCGGGGGCAGTCAGCGCGACGCTGAGCGCACAGGCGAAGCGGCTCGCCCAGACGGCTATCCCTCTTCTGGTCGAGGGTGAGACCGGCACCGGCAAGACCCATCTTGCGCGCGCCATCCACCGCGCCAGCCTGCAATCGGGCGGTCCCTTCGAGCTGATCGACTGCGCCCGGCTGACCGCCGCCCCCCTGCGCGAGGACATGCTGGAAGGGCGGATCGGTGCGGATGACGGCGTGCTTTGCCTCAATCGCCCCGAAGAGGCCTCTCCGGAGGTCCAGAAGCTCTTGCTGAACCTGATCGAGGACGTGTCCGGCGCGGGCATGCGGATCATCGCGCTTGCTACCCGGCCGCTGTACAAGGAGATGCAGAAAGGCGCTTTCCGCAGCGATCTTTATTACCGGCTCGCCGGCGCGAAGCTCGAAATCCGGCCGCTGCGCGAACGCCGCGACGAGATCGCACCGCTTCTGAGCGAGTTGGTGCGAAACCACATGGCCGACCGGGGCGGGCGAGAGCTGAAATTCACCTCCGGCGCGATGGCGGCGCTGATTGCCCATGCCTGGCCGGGCAATCTGCTCGAGATGACCCATCTGATCGCAACGCTTGATGCGCTCTCGCCTACAGGGTTGATCGACGTCCGCTCCCTGCCGCCGGAATTTCGCCACAGCGGCGGCGGGTCCGGCGAAGAGACGTTGCGCGACAAGGAACGGCAGGAAATCCTTGGTGCGATCGAGGTCGAGAACGGCAATCTGACACGCGCCGCACGTCGGCTCGGCATTGCCCGCTCGACGCTTTATCTCAAGCTGGAAAGCTACGGTTTGCCGCGGCCGCGAAAGACCTGA
- a CDS encoding hydantoinase/oxoprolinase family protein gives MPLDREKTRSVQVLGIDAGGTMTDTFFVDANGDFVVGKAQSTPQNEALGLLESSREGLQHWGLSLEEALSSIQTGVYSGTAMLNRVVQRKGLRCGLIVNAGMEDFHRMGRAIQAYLGFAYEDRIHLNTHYYDEPLVPRHLTRGVMERIDMFGDVVIPLREETARQAAAELIAQDVEGIVISLLHSYKNPAHERRVRDIVAEELEKAGKTTPVFASTDYYPVRKETHRTNTTILEAYAAEPSRQTLRKITGAFKENGSRFDFRVMATHGGTISWKAKELARTIVSGPIGGVIGAKYLGEVLGYKNIACSDIGGTSFDVALITQNELTIRNDPDMARLVLSLPLVAMDSVGAGAGSFIRLDPYTKAIKLGPDSAGYRVGVCWAESGIETVTISDCHVILGYLNPDNFLGGQVKLDRQRAWDAMKTQIADPLGLSVEDAAAGVIELLDSDLRDYLRSMISGKGYSPSSFTCFSYGGAGPVHTYGYTEGLGFEDVIVPAWAAGFSAFGCAAADFEYRYDKSLDLNIARDGSDDLKAHEARTLNDAWHELTERVLEEFELNGYTRDQVKLQPGFRMQYRGQLNDLEIESPIPAAKTAADWDKLVAAFNDTYGRVYAASARSPELGYSVTGAIMRGMVPIPKPKIPKEPETGATPPEAAKLGTRKFYRKKKWVDARLYRMEKLLPGNRITGPAIIESDATTFVVPDGFETWLDGHRLFHLKEV, from the coding sequence ATGCCATTGGACCGGGAAAAAACCCGCTCTGTTCAGGTGCTTGGCATCGACGCCGGCGGCACGATGACGGACACGTTCTTTGTCGACGCGAATGGGGATTTCGTTGTCGGCAAGGCGCAATCGACCCCGCAAAACGAGGCGCTGGGGCTGCTTGAATCGAGCCGGGAGGGGCTGCAACACTGGGGGCTGAGCCTTGAGGAGGCCCTGTCCTCGATCCAGACCGGGGTCTATTCGGGCACGGCGATGCTCAACCGCGTGGTGCAGCGCAAGGGGCTGCGCTGCGGGCTGATCGTCAATGCGGGGATGGAGGATTTCCACCGCATGGGCCGCGCGATCCAGGCCTATCTCGGCTTTGCCTACGAGGACCGGATCCATCTCAACACCCATTACTACGACGAACCGCTGGTGCCGCGGCACCTGACGCGCGGGGTGATGGAACGGATCGACATGTTCGGGGACGTGGTGATCCCGCTGCGCGAGGAGACGGCGCGTCAGGCGGCGGCCGAGCTGATCGCGCAGGATGTCGAGGGCATCGTGATTTCGCTTTTGCACAGCTACAAGAACCCCGCCCATGAGCGCCGCGTCCGCGACATCGTCGCCGAAGAACTGGAGAAGGCGGGCAAGACGACCCCGGTCTTCGCCTCGACGGATTACTATCCGGTGCGCAAGGAGACCCATCGCACCAATACCACCATTCTTGAGGCCTATGCCGCCGAGCCCTCGCGTCAGACCCTCAGGAAGATCACCGGCGCCTTCAAGGAAAACGGCTCGCGGTTCGATTTCCGGGTGATGGCGACGCATGGCGGCACGATCTCGTGGAAGGCGAAGGAACTGGCGCGCACCATCGTTTCGGGGCCGATCGGCGGCGTGATCGGGGCGAAATATCTGGGCGAGGTGCTGGGCTACAAGAACATCGCCTGTTCCGATATCGGCGGCACGTCCTTTGACGTGGCGCTGATCACGCAAAACGAGCTGACGATCCGCAACGACCCGGACATGGCGCGGCTCGTGCTGTCGTTGCCGCTGGTCGCGATGGATTCGGTAGGCGCGGGCGCGGGCAGCTTCATCCGCCTTGATCCCTACACCAAGGCGATCAAGCTGGGCCCGGACAGTGCGGGCTATCGCGTCGGCGTGTGCTGGGCCGAAAGCGGCATCGAGACGGTGACGATTTCCGACTGCCATGTGATCCTTGGCTATCTGAACCCCGACAATTTCCTTGGCGGGCAGGTCAAGCTTGATCGCCAGCGCGCCTGGGACGCGATGAAGACCCAGATCGCCGATCCGCTCGGCCTCTCGGTCGAGGATGCGGCGGCGGGCGTGATCGAACTGCTCGACAGCGATCTGCGCGACTACCTGCGCTCGATGATTTCGGGCAAGGGCTATTCGCCCTCTTCCTTCACCTGCTTCAGCTATGGCGGCGCCGGGCCGGTGCATACCTATGGCTACACCGAGGGGCTGGGCTTCGAAGATGTGATCGTGCCCGCCTGGGCCGCGGGCTTCTCTGCCTTCGGCTGTGCGGCGGCAGATTTCGAATATCGCTATGACAAGTCGCTCGACCTCAATATCGCGCGCGACGGCTCGGACGATCTCAAGGCGCATGAGGCGCGCACGCTCAACGACGCCTGGCACGAGCTGACCGAACGCGTGCTCGAGGAATTCGAGCTCAACGGCTATACGCGCGATCAGGTCAAGCTGCAGCCCGGCTTCCGCATGCAATACCGCGGCCAGCTCAACGACCTCGAGATCGAAAGCCCGATCCCGGCGGCGAAGACCGCCGCAGACTGGGACAAGCTCGTGGCCGCCTTCAACGACACCTATGGCCGCGTCTATGCCGCCTCGGCACGTTCGCCCGAGCTGGGCTATTCGGTCACCGGCGCGATCATGCGCGGCATGGTGCCGATCCCGAAACCGAAAATCCCGAAGGAGCCCGAGACCGGGGCGACCCCGCCCGAGGCGGCGAAACTGGGCACGCGCAAGTTCTACCGCAAGAAGAAATGGGTCGATGCCCGGCTTTACCGGATGGAGAAGCTCTTGCCCGGCAACCGCATCACCGGCCCCGCGATCATCGAATCCGACGCGACGACCTTTGTCGTGCCGGACGGGTTCGAAACCTGGCTGGACGGGCACCGCCTGTTCCACCTGAAGGAAGTGTAA
- a CDS encoding hydantoinase B/oxoprolinase family protein, with protein sequence MNAPTAIRGIVRGGDTLKQHRDGIMEASKRTGHYAGLKQMELRDSDPIMYNKLFSRLRAGVVDARETAKKIAASPIVEQEGELCFTLYNAAGDSILTSTGIIIHVGTMGAAIKYMIENDWESNPGVKDRDIFCNNDSLIGNVHPCDIHTIVPIFHEGELIGWVGGVTHVIDTGAVGPGSMTTGQVQRFGDGYSVTCRKVGENDTLFRDWLHESQRSVRTTRYWMLDERTRIAGCHMIRKLVAEVIAEEGIEAYWKFAYEAVEHGRLGLQNRIKAMTIPGKYRQVGFVDVPYAHDDVRVPSDFAKVDTIMHTPSEMTIRPDGTWRLDFEGASRWGWHTYNAHSVSFTSGIWVMMTQTLIPTEMINDGAAYGTEFRLPKGTWMNPDDRRVAFAYSWHFLVSSWTALWRGLSRSYFGRGYLEEVNAGNANTSNWLQGGGFNQYDEIHAVNSFECAANGVGASAIGDGLSHAAAIWNPEGDMGDMEIWELAEPLVYLGRQIKASSGGAGKYRGGCGFESLRMVWNAKDWTMFFMGNGHISSDWGLMGGYPAASGYRFEAHETGLKEIIAQGGDIPHGGDTDPGNPVWDGLLKGARIKRDKQAITTEAMFKDYDLYLNYMRGGPGFGDPLDRDPGAVAADVNGGYLVERFAQSVYGVVLVKGADGLLAADAAATEARRAAIRKDRLAKAVPTAEWMKGERDRILKKEAGVHVQQMFAASFKLGPKWEEGFRKFWDLPIDWRLMEADLPIPSYGRDYSMDLSELPDVKTVQFVEE encoded by the coding sequence ATGAACGCACCAACGGCAATCCGCGGCATCGTCCGTGGCGGCGACACGCTGAAACAGCATCGCGACGGCATCATGGAGGCCAGCAAACGCACCGGGCACTATGCCGGGCTGAAGCAGATGGAGCTGCGCGACAGCGACCCCATCATGTACAACAAGCTGTTCTCGCGGCTTCGGGCGGGGGTCGTCGATGCCCGCGAGACCGCCAAGAAGATCGCCGCCTCGCCGATCGTGGAGCAGGAAGGGGAGCTGTGCTTCACCCTTTACAATGCGGCGGGCGACAGCATCCTGACCTCGACCGGCATCATCATCCATGTCGGCACCATGGGCGCCGCGATCAAATACATGATCGAAAACGACTGGGAGAGCAATCCCGGCGTCAAGGACCGGGATATCTTCTGCAACAACGACAGCCTGATCGGCAATGTCCACCCCTGCGACATCCACACCATCGTGCCGATCTTCCATGAGGGCGAGCTGATCGGCTGGGTCGGGGGGGTGACCCATGTGATCGACACCGGCGCCGTCGGCCCGGGCTCGATGACCACGGGTCAGGTGCAGCGCTTCGGCGACGGCTATTCGGTCACCTGCCGCAAGGTCGGCGAGAATGACACGCTGTTTCGCGACTGGCTGCACGAGAGCCAGCGCTCGGTCCGGACCACCCGTTACTGGATGCTTGATGAACGCACCCGGATCGCGGGCTGTCACATGATCCGCAAGCTGGTGGCCGAGGTGATTGCCGAGGAAGGGATCGAGGCCTACTGGAAATTCGCCTATGAGGCGGTCGAACATGGTCGGCTCGGGCTGCAAAACCGCATCAAGGCGATGACGATTCCCGGCAAGTATCGTCAGGTGGGCTTCGTCGACGTGCCCTATGCGCATGACGATGTGCGGGTGCCCTCGGATTTCGCCAAGGTCGACACGATCATGCACACGCCCTCGGAGATGACGATCCGCCCGGACGGCACATGGCGGCTCGATTTCGAAGGCGCGTCGCGCTGGGGCTGGCACACCTACAACGCGCATTCGGTCAGCTTCACCTCGGGCATCTGGGTGATGATGACCCAGACCCTGATCCCGACCGAGATGATCAACGACGGCGCCGCCTACGGCACCGAATTCCGCCTGCCCAAGGGCACCTGGATGAACCCCGATGACCGGCGCGTGGCCTTTGCCTACAGCTGGCACTTTCTGGTGTCCTCCTGGACGGCGCTGTGGCGGGGCCTGTCGCGCAGCTATTTCGGGCGCGGCTATCTCGAGGAGGTCAACGCCGGCAATGCCAACACCTCGAACTGGCTTCAGGGCGGCGGCTTCAACCAGTATGACGAGATCCACGCCGTCAATTCCTTCGAATGCGCGGCCAACGGGGTCGGCGCCAGCGCCATCGGCGACGGCCTCAGCCATGCCGCGGCGATCTGGAACCCCGAAGGCGACATGGGCGACATGGAGATCTGGGAACTGGCCGAACCGCTCGTCTATCTCGGCCGCCAGATCAAGGCGTCCTCGGGCGGCGCGGGCAAGTATCGCGGCGGCTGCGGCTTCGAGAGCCTGCGCATGGTCTGGAACGCCAAGGACTGGACGATGTTCTTCATGGGCAACGGCCATATCAGTTCCGACTGGGGGCTGATGGGGGGCTATCCGGCCGCCTCGGGCTATCGTTTCGAAGCGCATGAAACCGGGCTGAAGGAGATCATCGCGCAGGGCGGCGACATCCCCCATGGCGGCGACACCGACCCCGGCAACCCGGTCTGGGACGGCCTCCTCAAGGGGGCGCGGATCAAGCGCGACAAGCAGGCGATCACCACCGAGGCGATGTTCAAGGATTATGACCTCTATCTCAACTACATGCGGGGGGGGCCGGGCTTTGGCGATCCGCTCGACCGCGACCCCGGGGCGGTGGCTGCCGATGTGAACGGCGGCTATCTGGTCGAGCGCTTCGCCCAGAGCGTCTATGGCGTCGTGCTGGTCAAGGGCGCGGACGGTCTTCTTGCGGCGGATGCTGCAGCGACCGAGGCGCGCCGCGCCGCGATCCGCAAGGACCGTCTCGCAAAGGCCGTGCCGACCGCGGAATGGATGAAGGGCGAACGCGACCGGATCCTGAAAAAGGAGGCGGGCGTGCATGTGCAGCAGATGTTTGCCGCAAGCTTCAAGCTCGGTCCGAAATGGGAGGAAGGGTTCCGCAAGTTCTGGGACCTGCCGATCGATTGGCGCCTGATGGAAGCCGATCTGCCGATCCCGTCCTATGGCCGGGACTATTCGATGGATCTGAGCGAATTGCCGGACGTGAAAACCGTCCAGTTCGTCGAGGAATGA
- a CDS encoding acetone carboxylase subunit gamma translates to MAYTKAKIKDLVDGKIDRDTLHTMLATPKDADRFVMYLEVLQDQVPWEDRIILPLGPKLYIVQRKSDHKWVVKSHAGHEFCDWRENWKLHAVMRVRETPEAMEEIYPRLMAPTAGWQVIREYYCPLSGDLLDVEAPTPWYPVIHDFEPDIDAFYSEWLGLKIPERAA, encoded by the coding sequence ATGGCTTACACCAAGGCGAAGATCAAGGATCTGGTTGATGGCAAGATCGACCGGGACACGTTGCACACGATGCTGGCGACGCCCAAGGATGCGGACCGGTTCGTGATGTATCTCGAGGTTCTGCAAGACCAGGTGCCGTGGGAGGACAGGATCATCCTGCCGCTGGGGCCGAAGCTTTATATCGTTCAGCGCAAGAGCGACCACAAATGGGTGGTGAAATCCCATGCGGGCCACGAGTTTTGCGACTGGCGCGAAAACTGGAAGCTGCATGCGGTGATGCGGGTGCGCGAGACCCCCGAGGCGATGGAAGAGATCTATCCGCGCCTGATGGCGCCGACGGCGGGGTGGCAGGTGATCCGGGAGTATTACTGCCCGCTTTCCGGTGATTTGCTCGACGTCGAAGCGCCGACGCCCTGGTATCCGGTCATCCATGATTTCGAACCGGATATCGACGCCTTCTACTCCGAATGGTTGGGCCTCAAGATCCCGGAGCGGGCCGCCTGA